TGTAAAAGGCGGATGCAACCCGTCCCCCCTCCACAGAACAGCAGTTGGTGAGAATATAGAGATAAACATGACAGCAATAGCCACCGGAGCGATGTACTTCTAAGGAAAATATCATGAACATTTTCACTATCCCTGTTCGTAATCTGAAAAGAAAACTGATGAGAACAAGCATACTTGTTGCAGTCTTTACAGTAGGAATCCTCTCTGTTGTGATGCTCTATAACGTTTCTGAAACTATAGGACACTCACTTGAAAAGAAGATGACAGAGTTCGGAGCCAATATATTGATTTATCCCAAGACTGACTCACTCAACGTCAGCTATGGCGGATTTTCGCTGGGAAACCTCTCGTACGAAGTGGAATATCTACCGGAAAAAGAGACCACAGAAGCAATACGAGGAATTGATTTAAACGGCAACATCAGCGCAGTCGCTCCCAAACTTATTGCGTTAACAAAGTTTAACGACCAAAACATGGCTGTGACTGGTGTGCTATGGGGAGAGGAAAAACGTATTAAAAGCTATTGGGCTGTCGATGGGAAAATGCCTGAAAGCCCGGAAGAAGCGATCATAGGTTATCGCGCAGCGGACCTCCTTGGTGTATCTATCAATACCCCCATTCAGATAGGCACCGGCACCGTAACTATAACAGGCATTCTTCAAAAAACCGGAACAGAAGACGACAACCTCGTATTCGCTGATCTACACGCCATTCAGCAATACACTGGTAAACAGAATTTAATTAATTTTGTTGAGGTTGCTGCGCTCTGTTCCGGCTGCCCCATCGGCGACATAGTTTCTCAGATTCAGGCTAAACTGCCGGACACAGACATAAACGCACTGCAAAATGTTGTAAAACAACGCATGACCACCATAAACTACGTAAAACGCATAGTCCTGCTGGTTAGCGGTGTGATACTCATTATCGCATGTTTTATGCTTTCTATGTTTATGCTTGCTTCTGTTAACGAACGTAAAAAGGAGATAGGTATATTGCGTGCTGTGGGGTATTCCAGCAGTAAGATATTTATTATATTCGGTTTCGAAGCGCTTCTGATAGGTATTCTGTCTGGCGTTCTCGGATATCTGGGCGGCTATTTCAGCAGCATGGAGCTTCTGAAAAGAGTAGACATCGCAGGTTCGGCAGACATAACTTTCGATCCTCTGGTAATGCTTGTTTCAGTGCTTTTTGTAGGACTGCTTTCCGTTGCATCTTCGGCAGTTCCAGCCCTTAAAGCAACAAAGATTCAGCCTACAGAAGTATTCAGCCAGATATAAGAGGTAATAAAATGCTAACAGCAACAGATATAACAAAGTCCTTTACAGCAGATACAACCACCAACGTTTTAAAGGGTGTGACAATCGAACTCCTTAGAGGAGACTTCACCTGTATCATAGGCAGGTCAGGTTCCGGAAAAAGCACACTTCTGAACATATTGTCCACTCTTTTACGTCCGGACTCGGGCAGCGTTGTCTATAACGGCAGAGACCTCGGCAAAGCAAAGGCAGGTGAGATCAACAGGATCAGACAGAATGATTTTTCTGTTATTTTTCAGTCATTCCACCTATTACCCTACCTTACGGTACTGGAAAATGTGCTC
This window of the Denitrovibrio acetiphilus DSM 12809 genome carries:
- a CDS encoding ABC transporter permease, encoding MNIFTIPVRNLKRKLMRTSILVAVFTVGILSVVMLYNVSETIGHSLEKKMTEFGANILIYPKTDSLNVSYGGFSLGNLSYEVEYLPEKETTEAIRGIDLNGNISAVAPKLIALTKFNDQNMAVTGVLWGEEKRIKSYWAVDGKMPESPEEAIIGYRAADLLGVSINTPIQIGTGTVTITGILQKTGTEDDNLVFADLHAIQQYTGKQNLINFVEVAALCSGCPIGDIVSQIQAKLPDTDINALQNVVKQRMTTINYVKRIVLLVSGVILIIACFMLSMFMLASVNERKKEIGILRAVGYSSSKIFIIFGFEALLIGILSGVLGYLGGYFSSMELLKRVDIAGSADITFDPLVMLVSVLFVGLLSVASSAVPALKATKIQPTEVFSQI